One Setaria italica strain Yugu1 chromosome I, Setaria_italica_v2.0, whole genome shotgun sequence DNA window includes the following coding sequences:
- the LOC101758554 gene encoding uncharacterized protein LOC101758554, whose protein sequence is MPMERSVSCAERGSVYGGAADIRSYSASYARPAAAQASSRVVKRARSVSSWARPAPPPVQRSGSTKSVAAGGGGARPTPGLNLRSYSASYAASYGPTITADGGGGGGQLKRSGSVTNWTSANRRSVNLRGYTPSFAALDDTATAVPAAKKAAALDDAELQRRKRLVMYKTYDVEGKVRESVRRGVTWIKGKCSRVVYGWW, encoded by the coding sequence ATGCCAATGGAGAGGTCGGTGTCGTGCGCGGAGAGGGGCAGCGTgtacggcggcgcggcggataTCCGGAGCTACAGCGCCAGCtacgcgcggccggcggcggcgcaggcgtcgTCGAGGGTGGTGAAGCGCGCCCGGAGCGTGAGCTCGTgggcgcgcccggcgccgccgccggtgcagcGGAGCGGGAGCACCAAGAGcgttgccgccggcggcgggggcgcccgCCCGACCCCCGGTCTGAACCTGCGGTCCTACAGCGCGTCCTACGCGGCCTCCTACGGGCCCACCATcacggccgacggcggcggcggcggcgggcagctgAAGCGCTCCGGCAGCGTCACCAACTGGACCTCCGCCAACCGCCGGTCCGTGAACCTCCGCGGGTACACCCCGTCCTTCGCCGCGCTGGACGACACCGCCACCGCGGTCCCGGCGGccaagaaggcggcggcgctggacgaCGCCGAGCTGCAGCGGAGGAAGCGGCTGGTGATGTACAAGACCTACGACGTCGAGGGCAAGGTCCGGGAGTCGGTGCGCCGCGGCGTCACCTGGATCAAGGGCAAGTGCTCCCGCGTGGTGTACGGCTGGTGGTGA